A portion of the Macadamia integrifolia cultivar HAES 741 unplaced genomic scaffold, SCU_Mint_v3 scaffold1687, whole genome shotgun sequence genome contains these proteins:
- the LOC122064573 gene encoding Werner Syndrome-like exonuclease gives MSSCIVNVGGVEVHTTVIKSASMLDTYVHELRALCAGHTKPICGLDVEWNPTSTQNVSILQLCIGTRCLIIQLCYLNVVPESLKNLLAASDVSFVGVGITQEIAKLSKGYGLVCSNAIELGPLAARVHGNPKYKEYGLANLARGIVGLNVEKPTSVTCSCWNNDPLTDAQIQYATIDAYASNLIGKKLLG, from the coding sequence ATGAGTTCTTGCATAGTAAACGTTGGAGGTGTTGAGGTTCATACCACAGTGATCAAGTCTGCTTCGATGCTTGACACTTATGTTCACGAGTTGAGGGCACTTTGTGCCGGGCACACAAAACCTATCTGTGGACTCGATGTGGAGTGGAACCCCACCTCAACCCAAAATGTTTCAATACTGCAGCTTTGCATAGGCACTCGATGCCTCATCATCCAGCTTTGTTACCTTAATGTGGTCCCTGAGTCTCTGAAGAACTTATTAGCTGCTTCTGATGTCTCCTTTGTGGGTGTTGGAATCACTCAAGAAATTGCTAAGCTCAGCAAGGGTTATGGGCTTGTATGTAGTAATGCTATTGAGTTGGGCCCACTTGCTGCAAGGGTTCATGGGAATCCCAAGTATAAAGAATATGGGTTAGCTAATTTGGCCCGTGGAATTGTTGGGCTTAATGTTGAGAAGCCCACAAGTGTGACTTGCTCCTGCTGGAACAATGACCCTCTCACTGATGCACAGATCCAATATGCTACTATTGATGCTTATGCTTCCAACCTCATTGGGAAGAAGCTCTTGGGATGA